Part of the Actinomyces howellii genome, AGACGATGCGCGGGTCGCGCCCCTGCTCCACGGTGCCGGAGATGAGCTCGCCCGCCTTGTCCTTGAAGGCTCCCAGCACCTCGAAGTCGCGGCGGTCCTGGATGCGCTGGACGATGACCGAGCGCGCGGTGGCCTGGGCGATACGGCCGAAGTCGTCGGGGGTGTCGTCGAAGTACTCCCCGGTGGGCTGGTCGTCCTCGTCGACCTCGGGGGCCAGGACCGTCATGTGACCGGTCCTGCGGTCGATCTCGACGTGGGCCCCGCGGATCGCCCCGGGGACCTTGGTGTAGGCGCCCAGGATCGCGTCCTCGATGGCAGGCAGGAGGTTGTCCAGGTCGATGCCCAGCTCGTCCGCTGCGGTGCGCAGCTCCGGCATGTTGATGTCCATGGTTCCTCAGGTCCTCTCTGGTCGTGGTCGAGCCGTCCCGGCTCGTGCCCGGCGCTGGTCAGGGAGCCGGGCGGTCAGTGCAGGGATGGGTCACAGGACGGCGACCATCCTGGCGGCGGTCACGTCTGCCACGGCGATGGTGAGGGGCTCGCCGTCAACCTCCAGGGTGAGGTGGGTGGAGTCGGCGCCGCGCACGAGGCCGGTCACCTCGCCCTGGGGGGTGGTCACCCGGGCGCGGTGGCCGACGGCCCGGCGGAAGTGGCGGGCGGTGCTCAGCTCGCGCTCGGCACCGGGGGTGGAGACCTCGAGGGTGAACTGTCCGGGGACGGGGTCGGCCTCGTCGAGGGCTCGGGAGACCGCACGCGTCACCTCGGTCAGGGAGTCGAGGTCGAGGTCTCCGGGCCCGTCGAGCAGGTCGACCACGACGCGGACGGTGGAGTACCTGCCCGCGCGGGTGGTCTCGACGGCCTCCAGGTGGAGCCCGGCCTCCTCGACGACGGGTGCGAGCACCTCACTGAGCCTCGGGGCGAGCGTGTCCTTCATGCGCGGGTCCTCCAATGGACCCTCCGACGGGCCCGTGAGCAGCGGGTCAGTGGCTCCCATGCTACCCGTCCGTGGGAGGATCACCGCGTGACGCGCTTCCACACCCGCCCCCTCCTGACCCGCGGACCGTTCCGCCCGCCCTCCTCGGTGACGGGGGCGCCGCGACCCTCCCGTGCCTGGGGCCGGCGTGGCGCCGCCGTCGTGCTCGTGGCGGCGCTGTGCGCCCTGCCGGGGTGCGGCATCCGCCTGGGCCAGGGTTCCCCCGCCTCCCTGCCCAGCGCCTCCCAGGCCGAGGCGGACCGTGACGCGCTGGCCCGTCACAGCGTGCTCATCGCCTCGACCGCGCAGGTCGTGGTCGCCTCCGGGGACCAGTCCCAGCGTGCGAGCGCCCAGGTGGTCGCCGACGCCGCCGCGGTCCAGCTCGAGGCCCTCGGCGGGGTGTGGGAGCCGTGGGCCACGCCGGTGCCCACGACCTACCCGACCGCCACGCCGGTGGCCACCGCGGTGGCCACGGCCACGACGCAGGACCTCGCCACCGCCCTGGGCGACGGCGTGTCGGCCGCCAGGGACGCGGCCTCCCGAGCCCCCAGCGCCCAGGACGCCCGGCTCTACGCCTCCCTGGCCACGGCCTGGTCGCTCCAGCTGCGCCGGATCTCGCCGCAGTCGGTCGAGGTGACCGGACGCGACACGACCCAGATGGACGAGCCCGTGGCCGGTGAGCTCCTCGTCACCTACGACGCGGCGCGCTACGCGATGGAGGAGGTCGGTGCCCGGGGCGACGAGGCCGCGCGGGCCCGCGCCGTCATCGACGCGGCGGCCGCCCGGGCCGTCGTCTCGGCCAGTCTCGCGCTGGGCGGGCAGGACACCCGCCTGAGCGCCTACGGCCGGCCCGAGGGCCAGGGGGCCGACGACGACGCCTGGGCCCAGGAGGTGTGGATGACGGTCATGGACACCGAGCTCGCGGGTGTCGGCCCGGCGGGCGGGCAGGCCACGACGACCTCGATCGACGCCGCGGTGGCGGCCGGCTCCCGGGCGCAGTCCTGGGGAGCGGTCGTCGACGCGCCGCTGCCCGGCTACGACCCGGGCGCCTGACCCGGCCACCGGGTCGACGCGCGGTCGTCGGAAATCCCGATCCCGGACGCACCCGCCAGGTCTGCGTCAAGGTACCGCCCGCCGCGTTCGTACCTTGTGTTTCCGTGGCGCACCTCTACCCACCGCACTCGGCACACAAGGTACGAACGCGGCGTGGGAGCAAAGGCGGGGCGAGGCCAGGGCGGCTCGTACGGCCGGGGCGCTGCCCGCGGGCACCGGCCGCCATGACCCACGCGACCTCAGGCGGGCCGGCCGTCGGGGACCGAGGCCAGGGCCTGGCGCAGCACCTCGCCGACGACCTGGGCCGCCTGGTCGGCGGGCACCTGCCTGCGCTCGCCCGAGCGGCGGTCGCGCAGCTCGACGGTCCCCTGCCGGGCCAGGTCGCGTCCGACGACGAGGACGAAGGGGTTGCCCAGGAGCTCGGCGTCGGCGAACTTCACACCGGCCGACACCTTGCGGCGGTCGTCGTAGAGGACCTCCAGCCCCTGGTCGGACAGGGCCTGGGACAGGGCCTGGGCGGTGTCGAAGACTGCGTCCTCCTTGCCGGTGGCCAGGACCTGGAGGTGGTAGGGGGCGACCTGGATCGGCCAGGTCAGGCCGTGCTCGTCGTGGTGGACCTCCGCGAGCGCCGCCAGGACCCGGGTGATCCCGATGCCGTAGGAGCCCATCGTGACCACCCTGGCCTTGCCGTTCTCGTCCAGGACGGTCAGCCCCAGGGACTCGGCGTACTTGCGGCCGAGCTCGAAGATGTGGGCGATCTCGATGCCGCGTGCGATCTCCAGGGGGCCTGAGCCGTCGGGGGCGGGGTCGCCGTCGCGCACCTCGGCGGCCTCGATCGTCCCGTCGGCCTCGAAGTCGCGCCCCTTGACCAGGTTGAGGACGTGACAGCGCTCGATGTTGGCGCCGGTCACCCAGGCGGTTCCGTCGACGATGCGGGGGTCGATGAGGTAGCGCACCGAGCCCGTCAGCCGCTCGTTCCCGTCCTGGTCGACCTCGACCCGGCGGTTCGGGGAGTTCGGGCCGATGGCGGTGGGGCCGATGTAGCCGCGGACGAGCTCGGGGTGTCCCTCGAAGTCCTCGTCGGTGGCGATCTCGACCTCGGCGGGGGCCACGGAGGCTGCTAGGCGCTTCATGTCGACGTCGCGGTCGCCGGGCACGCCCACGACGAGCAGCTCCTTGGTGCCGTCGGGGTGGGTCAGGGTGACGACGAGGTTCTTGAGGGTGTCGGCCGCGGTCCAGGCCCGCCCGTCCGGGCGGGGGTAGCGCTCGTTGCACAGGGCGACGAGGGTGTCGATGGTCGGGGTGTCGGGGGTGTCGACGACGGTGGCGGCGGGGACCTCCGAGGCGTCGACCGGCTCGGGGGCCACGGTCACGACGGCCTCGGCGTTGGCCGCGTAGCCTCCCGCCGAGCGCACGTAGGTGTCCTCCCCCACCGGGGAGGGCAGGAGGAACTCCTCGGAGTGGGAGCCGCCCATCGCGCCGGCCATGGCGTTGACCGGCACGTAGTCGAGCTCGAGGCGGGTGAAGATGCGCTCGTAGGCGTCACGGTGGGCCTGGTAGGAGCGGCCCAGAGCCTCGTCGTCCATGTCGAAGGAGTAGGAGTCCTTCATGATGAACTCCCGGCCGCGGATGACCCCGGCCCGGGGGCGGGCCTCGTCACGGTACTTGGTCTGGATCTGGTAGATCCACAGCGGCAGGTCCTTGTAGGACGAGCACATGTCCTTGA contains:
- a CDS encoding ribosome maturation factor RimP, with the protein product MKDTLAPRLSEVLAPVVEEAGLHLEAVETTRAGRYSTVRVVVDLLDGPGDLDLDSLTEVTRAVSRALDEADPVPGQFTLEVSTPGAERELSTARHFRRAVGHRARVTTPQGEVTGLVRGADSTHLTLEVDGEPLTIAVADVTAARMVAVL
- a CDS encoding proline--tRNA ligase, which produces MLQTMSTSFIRTLREDPADAEVASHRLLVRACYVRRAAPGIYTWLPLGLRTLGKIEQIVRDEMNRMGAQEVHFPGLLPADPYKTSGRWYDYGPTLFTLEDRKGGDYILAPTHEEMFTLLVKDMCSSYKDLPLWIYQIQTKYRDEARPRAGVIRGREFIMKDSYSFDMDDEALGRSYQAHRDAYERIFTRLELDYVPVNAMAGAMGGSHSEEFLLPSPVGEDTYVRSAGGYAANAEAVVTVAPEPVDASEVPAATVVDTPDTPTIDTLVALCNERYPRPDGRAWTAADTLKNLVVTLTHPDGTKELLVVGVPGDRDVDMKRLAASVAPAEVEIATDEDFEGHPELVRGYIGPTAIGPNSPNRRVEVDQDGNERLTGSVRYLIDPRIVDGTAWVTGANIERCHVLNLVKGRDFEADGTIEAAEVRDGDPAPDGSGPLEIARGIEIAHIFELGRKYAESLGLTVLDENGKARVVTMGSYGIGITRVLAALAEVHHDEHGLTWPIQVAPYHLQVLATGKEDAVFDTAQALSQALSDQGLEVLYDDRRKVSAGVKFADAELLGNPFVLVVGRDLARQGTVELRDRRSGERRQVPADQAAQVVGEVLRQALASVPDGRPA